One part of the Olleya sp. YS genome encodes these proteins:
- a CDS encoding family 16 glycosylhydrolase, whose protein sequence is MRHFYLLLFFLCSLVNAQVVQDDFEGGGTITSWYGDNCGMNINYANPYQQGINTSNTVLEYSDVGGQYANVQFDVNTNFDLTVKNSFSLKIYVPSSGLTGNQTNQISLKLQDKNLAQPWTTQSEIIKPIALNAWQEVTFDFENDNYINLDGNSPPPVQRTDFNRVVIQVNGENNYDYVLAYLDDVLYYDSISTDPIYDNLVWSDEFDGSGAIDTNKWFMQTQLIAGDSWANGEQQHYTNRIDNAYRDNGSLKIVAKGETYTDQGVTKNYTSARLNSKFSFKNGRVEIRAKLPSIAGTWPAMWLLGKNINEDGGYWDNQGFGTTSWPACGEIDIMEPNIAKNQILATWHWDNGNGYMYDSNSIATSNADTSQNFHIYELVWSEQNMKIYMDGTLINQLTTVDPFNQEFYILLNVAMGGNLGGPIQSGFNQDTMEIDYVRVYQESTLSVSDINLDDNILVFPNPATDILNIKISNTSQHHGTLQVLDVAGRLVTQKQFNINNTTLVYDTSALNAGIYFMKLEFDNNTSNTFKFIKE, encoded by the coding sequence ATGCGCCATTTTTATTTGTTACTATTTTTTCTTTGTTCTTTAGTTAATGCTCAAGTTGTTCAAGACGATTTTGAAGGTGGCGGAACCATTACCTCATGGTATGGAGATAATTGTGGGATGAATATTAATTATGCAAATCCCTACCAACAAGGTATAAATACTTCCAATACTGTTTTAGAGTATAGTGATGTTGGTGGACAATACGCTAATGTGCAATTTGATGTAAATACTAACTTTGATTTAACTGTTAAAAACAGTTTTAGTTTAAAGATTTATGTACCATCTAGTGGATTGACTGGTAATCAGACTAATCAAATATCGTTAAAACTTCAGGATAAAAACTTAGCACAACCTTGGACGACTCAATCTGAAATTATTAAACCCATTGCATTAAATGCTTGGCAAGAAGTGACTTTTGATTTTGAGAATGACAATTATATAAATTTAGATGGAAATTCGCCACCACCTGTGCAAAGAACTGATTTCAACAGAGTTGTAATTCAGGTAAATGGTGAGAATAACTATGATTACGTATTAGCCTATTTAGACGATGTATTGTATTATGATAGTATTAGTACAGATCCTATTTATGATAATTTAGTGTGGTCTGACGAGTTTGATGGGTCTGGTGCAATAGATACCAATAAATGGTTTATGCAAACACAATTAATTGCAGGTGATAGTTGGGCAAATGGCGAACAGCAACACTATACTAATCGTATTGATAATGCTTACAGAGATAACGGAAGCTTAAAGATTGTAGCAAAAGGCGAAACATACACAGATCAAGGTGTGACTAAAAATTATACCTCTGCACGATTAAATTCTAAGTTTTCTTTTAAGAATGGACGAGTAGAAATTCGTGCTAAACTACCATCTATAGCAGGAACTTGGCCAGCAATGTGGTTATTAGGTAAAAACATTAACGAGGATGGTGGTTATTGGGATAATCAAGGATTTGGTACCACCTCTTGGCCAGCTTGTGGAGAAATTGATATTATGGAACCCAATATTGCTAAAAATCAAATTTTAGCCACTTGGCATTGGGATAATGGTAATGGCTATATGTATGATAGTAATAGTATTGCAACATCCAATGCTGATACATCTCAAAATTTTCATATTTACGAATTGGTTTGGAGTGAGCAAAACATGAAAATTTACATGGATGGGACTTTAATTAATCAATTAACGACGGTCGATCCTTTTAATCAAGAGTTTTATATTTTATTAAATGTAGCGATGGGCGGAAATTTAGGTGGACCAATCCAATCTGGTTTTAACCAAGATACTATGGAAATTGATTATGTAAGAGTCTATCAAGAAAGCACACTATCTGTTTCGGATATAAATTTGGACGACAATATATTGGTTTTTCCGAATCCAGCAACTGATATTTTAAATATTAAAATTAGCAATACTAGTCAACACCATGGAACACTTCAAGTTTTAGATGTTGCTGGTCGTTTAGTGACACAAAAGCAATTTAATATTAATAACACTACTTTAGTTTATGATACATCCGCTTTAAATGCAGGAATTTACTTTATGAAGTTGGAGTTTGATAATAATACCTCTAACACTTTTAAGTTTATAAAGGAATAA
- the ytxJ gene encoding bacillithiol system redox-active protein YtxJ, which translates to MGFFKNILGGSSEPKEDKVLPWKPLTEVNQLKDIEALSKSKTQVIFKHSTRCGISKMVLNQFTQAFNVDANLDVYYLDLLSYREMSNEVGYHFQVMHQSPQLLIIKNGVVVAHASHGEINEIDLERFL; encoded by the coding sequence ATGGGTTTTTTTAAAAATATATTAGGCGGTTCATCTGAACCAAAAGAAGACAAAGTGCTTCCATGGAAGCCTTTAACGGAAGTCAATCAGTTAAAGGATATTGAAGCGTTGTCTAAAAGCAAAACACAAGTTATTTTTAAACATTCTACACGTTGCGGAATTAGTAAAATGGTACTTAACCAATTTACTCAAGCGTTTAATGTTGATGCCAATTTAGATGTATACTATTTAGATTTATTAAGTTACAGAGAGATGTCTAATGAGGTTGGATACCATTTTCAAGTGATGCATCAAAGTCCACAATTATTAATTATTAAAAATGGAGTAGTGGTTGCGCATGCCAGTCATGGAGAGATTAATGAGATTGATTTAGAAAGGTTTTTGTAA
- a CDS encoding 2-dehydro-3-deoxyphosphooctonate aldolase produces the protein MMKQLALVGIIILFASCTSTKSASKNVSKNQAQILKDYNTFVINEISTDKTYGLTSKNPVEVGGAKTKEGPLNERRYLNALTGPNGEEISYFRAGSCCPVKSENGFMGSAMLDNYRVTWEGSKDTLSIYINMYDSGKLKAPKGFGLKK, from the coding sequence ATGATGAAACAATTAGCATTAGTAGGCATTATTATTTTATTTGCTTCGTGTACTTCTACAAAAAGCGCTTCAAAAAATGTATCAAAAAATCAAGCTCAAATTCTTAAGGACTATAATACATTTGTTATAAATGAAATTTCTACAGATAAAACATATGGACTAACTTCAAAAAACCCTGTAGAAGTTGGAGGAGCAAAAACAAAAGAAGGACCTTTAAACGAAAGAAGGTATTTAAATGCTTTAACTGGTCCTAATGGAGAAGAAATTTCTTACTTCAGAGCAGGAAGTTGTTGTCCAGTAAAAAGTGAAAATGGATTTATGGGAAGTGCTATGCTTGATAATTATCGAGTAACTTGGGAAGGGTCAAAAGACACGTTGTCTATTTACATTAATATGTATGATTCTGGTAAATTAAAAGCTCCTAAAGGTTTTGGTTTAAAGAAGTAA
- the clpB gene encoding ATP-dependent chaperone ClpB — translation MNPNNYTIKSQEAIQRAQQIAQSYGHQQIENEHFFKAIFEVDENVLPFILKKLNVNINVLEQALDKQLESFSKVTGADIMLSREAGKTLNEASIIAKAMNDDYVSVEHFILAIFKSNSKIAQMLKDQSVTEKGLKAAIDELRKGDRVTSQSQEETYNSLNKYAKNLNQLAKDGKLDPVIGRDEEIRRILQILSRRTKNNPILVGEPGTGKTAIAEGLAHRIVDGDVPENLVDKQIFALDMGALIAGAKFKGEFEERLKAVIKEVTESDGDIVLFIDEIHTLVGAGGGQGAMDAANILKPALARGELRAIGATTLDEYQKYFEKDKALERRFQKVMVDEPDTESAISILRGIKEKYETHHKVRIKDDAIIGAVELSTRYITNRFLPDKAIDLMDEAASKLRMEINSKPEELDVLDRKIMQLEIEIEAIKREKDEVKLKSLRSELANLKEERNEINAKWKSEKEVVDNIQNTKQNIENFKLEAEKAERDGDYGKVAELRYGKIKEAQEELEKLQKNLQDNQSESSLIKEEVTYEDIAEVVAKWTGIPVTKMLQSDREKLLKLEDELHKRVVGQDEAIVAVSDAVRRSRAGLQNPQKPIGTFLFLGTTGVGKTELAKALAEYLFDDESAMTRIDMSEYQERHAVSRLVGAPPGYVGYDEGGQLTEAVRRKPYSVVLLDEIEKAHPDTFNILLQVLDEGHLTDNKGRTADFKNTIIIMTSNMGSQIIQERFEATKDVDSAIEAAKVDVLALLKQTVRPEFLNRIDDTIMFTPLTQDNITEIVGLQLKGVTKMIAKQGITFDATPEAIEYLAEKGYHPEYGARPVKRVIQKEVLNQLSKEILSGKVSTDSIILLDAFDGQLVFRNQGDLVTEEF, via the coding sequence ATGAACCCAAATAATTATACAATTAAATCGCAAGAAGCCATACAACGTGCGCAACAAATTGCGCAAAGTTATGGGCATCAACAAATAGAAAATGAGCACTTTTTTAAAGCTATTTTTGAAGTTGATGAAAACGTATTACCATTCATCTTAAAAAAACTGAATGTAAATATTAATGTTTTAGAACAAGCTTTAGACAAACAACTAGAAAGCTTTTCTAAAGTTACAGGAGCAGATATTATGTTATCCAGAGAAGCTGGAAAAACCTTAAACGAAGCCTCAATTATTGCAAAAGCAATGAATGATGATTACGTCTCTGTCGAGCATTTTATACTAGCAATATTTAAATCTAATAGCAAAATAGCACAAATGCTTAAAGACCAAAGCGTAACCGAAAAAGGTTTAAAAGCTGCTATTGACGAATTAAGAAAAGGAGACCGAGTAACCTCTCAAAGTCAAGAAGAGACGTACAACTCTTTAAATAAATATGCTAAAAATTTAAATCAATTAGCCAAAGACGGAAAACTAGATCCAGTGATTGGTCGTGATGAAGAGATTAGACGTATCCTTCAAATCTTATCCAGACGCACAAAAAATAATCCTATTTTAGTGGGTGAACCAGGAACTGGTAAAACCGCTATTGCAGAAGGATTAGCACATAGAATTGTTGATGGTGATGTCCCAGAAAACCTAGTAGATAAACAAATTTTTGCTCTAGATATGGGAGCATTAATTGCAGGTGCAAAATTTAAAGGCGAATTTGAAGAACGTCTTAAAGCTGTCATCAAAGAAGTAACCGAGAGTGATGGCGACATCGTATTATTTATTGACGAAATCCACACATTGGTTGGTGCTGGTGGTGGACAAGGTGCAATGGATGCTGCAAATATCTTAAAACCAGCTTTAGCTCGTGGAGAATTACGTGCTATTGGAGCGACTACTTTAGACGAGTACCAAAAGTACTTTGAAAAAGATAAAGCATTAGAGCGTCGTTTCCAGAAAGTAATGGTTGATGAGCCTGATACAGAAAGTGCCATTTCTATTTTAAGAGGTATTAAAGAAAAGTATGAGACACACCACAAAGTACGTATTAAAGATGATGCTATTATTGGCGCAGTCGAGTTATCTACAAGATACATTACTAACAGATTTCTTCCAGACAAAGCAATTGACTTAATGGATGAAGCTGCTTCTAAATTGCGCATGGAAATTAATTCTAAACCAGAAGAATTAGATGTTTTAGATAGAAAAATCATGCAATTAGAAATTGAAATTGAAGCGATTAAGCGTGAAAAAGATGAAGTAAAACTTAAGAGTCTACGCTCTGAATTAGCTAATCTTAAAGAAGAACGCAATGAGATAAATGCCAAGTGGAAAAGTGAAAAAGAAGTTGTCGATAATATTCAAAACACTAAACAAAATATCGAAAACTTCAAGCTAGAAGCTGAAAAAGCTGAGCGTGATGGCGATTATGGTAAGGTAGCAGAGTTACGTTACGGAAAGATTAAAGAAGCGCAAGAAGAACTGGAAAAGCTTCAGAAAAACTTGCAAGACAATCAGTCGGAAAGCTCTTTAATTAAAGAAGAAGTAACTTATGAAGATATTGCTGAAGTTGTGGCTAAATGGACAGGAATTCCTGTCACTAAAATGTTGCAATCAGATAGAGAGAAGCTTTTAAAATTGGAAGACGAATTACACAAACGTGTTGTTGGTCAAGACGAAGCTATTGTAGCTGTAAGTGATGCGGTTAGACGTAGTCGTGCAGGTTTACAAAACCCACAAAAACCTATTGGTACCTTCTTATTTTTAGGAACCACAGGAGTTGGTAAAACCGAGTTGGCTAAAGCATTAGCAGAATATCTGTTTGATGATGAAAGCGCAATGACCAGAATAGATATGAGCGAGTACCAAGAGCGTCATGCAGTAAGCAGATTAGTTGGTGCACCTCCAGGATACGTTGGTTATGACGAAGGCGGACAATTGACCGAAGCAGTTAGACGTAAACCGTATTCTGTAGTATTGTTAGATGAAATTGAAAAAGCACATCCAGACACGTTTAATATCTTATTACAAGTATTGGATGAAGGTCACTTAACGGATAATAAAGGACGTACTGCCGACTTTAAAAACACCATTATTATTATGACATCCAATATGGGAAGTCAAATCATACAAGAGCGATTTGAAGCAACTAAAGATGTTGACTCAGCAATAGAAGCTGCAAAAGTAGATGTATTAGCGTTATTAAAACAAACGGTTAGACCTGAGTTTTTAAACAGAATTGATGATACCATCATGTTTACACCTTTAACGCAAGATAATATTACAGAAATTGTAGGCTTACAGTTAAAAGGTGTCACCAAAATGATTGCAAAACAAGGTATCACCTTTGATGCAACACCAGAAGCTATCGAGTATCTAGCAGAAAAAGGATATCATCCAGAATATGGTGCACGCCCAGTAAAACGAGTGATTCAAAAAGAAGTACTTAATCAATTAAGTAAAGAGATTTTATCAGGAAAAGTAAGCACAGATAGTATTATACTATTAGATGCGTTTGATGGTCAATTAGTGTTTAGAAATCAAGGAGATTTAGTGACAGAAGAATTTTAA